Genomic DNA from Brassica rapa cultivar Chiifu-401-42 chromosome A04, CAAS_Brap_v3.01, whole genome shotgun sequence:
AGTTTTCTTTTAATGAAACAAGCCAAAAAAACTCAGTTCAAGCCATCTCCAAAAATTAGTAAAGGACTATGAAATGACATTTCCAGATGTTAATCACATTTCCAAATTAATCATGTATCCTCATCTCTGAACTAATTTTATATGTCTGTGGTTAACCAATGATAATGTTCTTTTAACACTGATAAATGTGTGTTAATAGTttgtttatgtatatatatttcccTCTAATAAATCAAAGTTATTATACATGTAATTTAGTGATATATAAaactgattttgtttttgtaacagAAAAAAGATTCCCATGCATAGCATGGGGTCAACACTAGTAAACTATAAACTCTGATCATGATAAATACTAATAGATCTAGACAAATGGGAACAATAGCGAAACATTACAAGAGTCACAACAGTGGTGGTTACCAAAATGCTCGATCTCTTAAGTTCCATTCGTCGGAAAAAATTGAATATCCGCGAGGACAACGGCACGTGATCTAGATGTATAAGTCCATATGTTTTGCTGTCTAAACGTCCAAGGGGGACCAAATTTTCAACAAAAGGAGATATCACACAAATCTCTGCAGCGATTAAACGAACTTCACCCGTCTCTGGGTAACATTTGAACAACCTCTTGTAACTGTCTTGGACGAAAAGGTTTCCTTTCTTAGAAACCGCCACTGGCCTAGTCCAATACCATAAAGGGGAAGAAGGGTCGTCGTAAGGGTGGTCGAGAGGGAATAAACGTATGGAGTAAATCATGCTCCATGTTTCTTCTGGTGCTTCCACGCTCCATATCTTCACGTTCCAATGATCGTTCTCAATATAGGTTGCAGCTAAGGCTAGACGGTTTTCAAGGTTTGCTACCTGGAATGATTTTCCGAGTGCTCCTAACGGTAGTCCAACGTCACGCCACTCTTGCGCATGAAGATCCAAAGCTAAAAGTTTTTGATCAGGCAATACTTCTACCCAATAGATGGACCCATTTACACATGTCGACTTCCTTCTATATCCTATCTCGTAAGGAGGCGGACTCAGTTTCTGCCATCTCCCAATGTTAACGTCAAGAATCTCGCAACGGTGAATCTCCCAATGATGGTTAAAGCCCATCCTCACTATTTTATAGCTCCCACTCACATTGTCTCGCCCGAATCCCATCCTCCAATATCCAGGGAAGACATCAAATACACAATCTGTGGTTTCATGGTTTCAGTGCTATCaatgaatatttatatatacaaaaaaaaaatcaaactatatatatatttgttttttgtaCCTACGTAATTATTAGCATAACGGGGAATCGGTGGATCTCGGCCGGAAGAGAATCTAAGAAGCTCTTCGGTGGAAGGGTTGAACACGTTGACCCAGCCTGGTACGGGGATGCAAACTAGACCGTCACATGACAGCGACGGTCGTGAGGCGACATCACACTGCAGATAGACTATCTCGACCTCTTCGTCCTCTTTGAAGCACGTTTGTGTTCGGCTTCGGTCTCCTGCCGCCATGATTTTCGTCTTCGTTTGAGCATTCATCATACGCCTCCTCTCCGCGAACCTCAGGGACTCGAGTATTGATCTCCATTGTTTTGAGACCGTTCTGAACTTGACTACGGATCTCAATGGCAGTCCAAGGAAGATCTCTTCCAGTAGGTCGGGAACTAGGTACATGGGATTATGGTTATCTTCTTCCGCAAGTTATTGTCTAGAATGTTTGTATAAGACAGCCCGTAGAGTTTTGTCGTAAACCTATAAATAGGGATGTCAATAGAGCTACCGGACTCGGCCCAAAAACTGTAAATATTTGAATTCAGTCTAGCTCGGTCCGAAAATATTTTagatctatattttacattccGGTCCAGTCTTGCTATAGCGttttcgtgtttttttttttgcttctcaAAATAAGTTGTTAAAAACATTGTAAATACTATTTTCACCATTTTAAAACATGCAACaagttttcagaaaaaaaattagtttaaattttcCGTCTTCGAATATAAAGCCAGTTTATACCGTTCAAAACCATAATATAAACAAAccaaatttaaataacaaaatatataaattaaaattaaattaaaactatgTATATAAGAGAACAAACTCTTGTGCTAAACACTGACAAATGTTTCATActttgtattttgaaaatacATGTTGAACTTAAAGAAGAAGATACATTGTATGGAATTTAGAATCTCACTATCGGATGATCAAACAATGAAGTGCATTCATAACTTCCATATTTTTCTTTGTTAGAGTTTGAAGCAAaccaatattaaaatatatgttaatatcaagAATAGTTCTGATGCAAGAATCATATTATCTAAGTTTTGGATTATTGGACCAACACTAGTCCAAACAGGTttgtaggggtgggcgttcgggtatccgttcgggttcgggtcgggtatttcggattttcgggtatttcggtatagaggtgtagaacccgttcgggtatttttgtacttcgggtcgggttcggatatttttagttcgggttcggttatttcggatcgggttcggatatttagattttgaaaaaaacaaaattaaattttcatttttcaaatttcttgtattttaaaatataactttcacttcactaatcttttatttttaatagattgaatggttaatagatttggacataacattttgaaactaaaaaacattaatttgattattgtttttaaattttggatgtaactttttgttcattcttgaaataaaaaatttgacatgtattttaagtgagtagcaaatcattttttccgtaattgtatgtatatcttatgaacttaaaatatgtgtagtatcaatataaatactttatataaaatgaaagatgtaaactagaaatataaggttaattatacatatgttcggttattttcggatatccattcgggttcgggtattatccgttcgggttcggatatccaatctctcttaattcaatacccgttcggatattttgctacttcggttcggatttcggttcgggtttttcggatcgggttcgggtgccacttcggatatcgggtaaagtgcccacccctacttcATCGGAAGAAATCTTAATTGTATTAAtgatgtatttaattttaattttaaaattatattaatgaagtgtcaaaaatataattggtcaTGCAACTTatgttttagtatataaaagatAAGGAAATTGTCAATTTATATTTAGGCTCCAGAATAAATAGGAGATGCAAAGAAATATTCAAAACTAACTATGTTTCT
This window encodes:
- the LOC103865230 gene encoding F-box/LRR-repeat protein At2g43260, which codes for MYLVPDLLEEIFLGLPLRSVVKFRTVSKQWRSILESLRFAERRRMMNAQTKTKIMAAGDRSRTQTCFKEDEEVEIVYLQCDVASRPSLSCDGLVCIPVPGWVNVFNPSTEELLRFSSGRDPPIPRYANNYVDCVFDVFPGYWRMGFGRDNVSGSYKIVRMGFNHHWEIHRCEILDVNIGRWQKLSPPPYEIGYRRKSTCVNGSIYWVEVLPDQKLLALDLHAQEWRDVGLPLGALGKSFQVANLENRLALAATYIENDHWNVKIWSVEAPEETWSMIYSIRLFPLDHPYDDPSSPLWYWTRPVAVSKKGNLFVQDSYKRLFKCYPETGEVRLIAAEICVISPFVENLVPLGRLDSKTYGLIHLDHVPLSSRIFNFFRRMELKRSSILVTTTVVTLVMFRYCSHLSRSISIYHDQSL